The following proteins are encoded in a genomic region of Arachis ipaensis cultivar K30076 chromosome B02, Araip1.1, whole genome shotgun sequence:
- the LOC107627394 gene encoding uncharacterized protein LOC107627394: protein MITRGFARGEITKPSRKRYLKEVYHVEEETPNLPTISFAKEAQGIVLEHDDPVVITMILTNANLHRTLVDQGSSADILFKPGFDKLGLEEKELKSYPDTLFGLGDTPIRPLGFISLYTTFGKGLKSKTLNIDYIVVDVASAYDVLIGRTTLNRLGAVVSTPHLCMKFPTQDGIATIKGDQRLENSNLFAWKAVDMPGIDPGLMMHKLAVYSSSRPVQQRRRKLGPERAQVVKEQVQALLEAEFVREVKYPTWCHISKVDVQDVRTPTLET from the exons atgataacaAGAGGATTCGCTAGGGGAGAAATAACCAAGCCGTCTCGAAAGAGGTACTTAAAAGAAGTCTATCACGTTGAAGAAGAGACACCCAATCTCCCAACTATCTCTTTCGCAAAAGAGGCGCAAGGAATTGTGCTCGAACATGATGACCCCGTTGTAATCACTATGATACTTACTAATGCAAATTTACATAGGACCttggtggaccaaggaagctcagccgACATACTGTTTAAGCCTGGATTCGACAAGTTAGGGCTGGAAGAAAAGGAACTAAAATCCTACCCGGATACTCTTTTCGGGCTGGGGGATACACCGATTAGGCCATTAGGCTTCATTTCCTTATATACTACTTTTGGAAAAGGATTGAAATCCAAAACCTTAAACATCGACTACATTGTTGTGGATGTAGCTTCGGCCTACGATGTCCTAATTGGCAGGACAACCTTAAATCGACTAGGAGCCGTTGTCTCCACTCCTCACctctgcatgaaatttccaacccAGGACGGAATTGCTACCATTAAGGGGGATCAAAGGCTG GAGAATTCCAACCTCTTCGCTTGGAAGGCCGTTGACATGCCCGGAATAGACCCCGGACTCATGATGCACAAATTGGCAGTGTATTCCAGTTCTCGACCTGTCCAACAAAGAAGGCgcaagctcggaccagaacgagCTCAAGTGGTCAAAGAGCAAGTTCAAGCACTACTAGAAGCTGAATTCGTCAGGGAAGTCAAGTATCCAACATG gTGCCACATATCAAAGGTTGATGTACAAGATGTTCGCACCCCCACCTTGGAAACTtaa